A region from the Coffea eugenioides isolate CCC68of chromosome 9, Ceug_1.0, whole genome shotgun sequence genome encodes:
- the LOC113782598 gene encoding probable L-type lectin-domain containing receptor kinase S.7 produces MYGDADISGGKIGLTSNGDSISSGSLIYKEGFRCPCHFRTFFTFTTETVNSMSQSNGFTFFISANPVITGNAGEYLGIYRPSGKNRFLAVEFDGKMDAGLKDPDSNHIGIDLGSLISYSKAKLDDYGINLHSGRRLWSWIEYDRGVIDVFLNHTKVKPTLPILEVRIDISYLDGLVFAGFSGSSDPDSERLLIETWEMVATFVGNEEPPPPPETSDPVNGRPCGTSKFRILVACLFFLVIFLGFIACIYIKKCNTINIKKFWMFVEKYKTCDPKKLWKERAWLKVKIPREHQYEELKHLMQYSPRWSMEFAVIVDNDRFNLDVQRVLELRHFMRKYFQIKTLQQENLAPVCGWTSCSGELSVVYDFTGCLPLDRLLYEGSGLEWHHRYWIIVKLAGVLTFLHEGCKQVHGNIRTSNIMLDRSFNIRVGHFKVSSLLDDYSSHCSTVNAETGYIAPEYFLNGKATSMTDVYSLGIVILEIACGRKPFQGQCDGKKRFSLVEWVSRLDLEGKILESVDKKLKCQFRKQDMKKLLLVGLRCANPNCTERPPMTLVVKMLSKEAEPVPSPRKKPFNLLLKLSNRR; encoded by the coding sequence ATGTATGGGGATGCAGACATTTCTGGTGGAAAAATTGGTCTGACATCGAATGGAGATTCCATAAGCTCCGGATCTTTAATCTATAAGGAAGGATTTCGCTGCCCTTGTCACTTTCGGACATTTTTCACCTTTACCACGGAGACCGTGAATTCGATGTCCCAGAGCAATGGATTTACTTTCTTTATTTCAGCGAATCCCGTGATTACGGGGAATGCTGGGGAGTATTTGGGTATATACCGCCCTTCGGGGAAGAATCGATTTTTGGCGGTCGAGTTTGATGGGAAGATGGATGCTGGGTTGAAGGATCCTGATTCAAATCATATTGGAATCGACCTTGGAAGTTTAATTTCATACTCAAAGGCAAAGTTGGATGATTATGGAATAAATCTTCATTCTGGACGACGATTATGGTCATGGATTGAGTACGATCGGGGAGTGATCGATGTGTTCTTGAATCATACGAAGGTTAAACCAACATTGCCGATATTAGAAGTCAGAATCGACATCTCATATCTTGACGGTTTGGTATTCGCTGGGTTTTCAGGTTCCAGTGATCCCGATTCAGAGCGGCTCTTGATAGAAACGTGGGAGATGGTGGCTACCTTTGTAGGGAACGAGGAACCTCCACCACCACCTGAGACTTCTGATCCCGTTAATGGAAGGCCTTGCGGGACGTCAAAATTTAGGATTCTTGTGGCCTGTCTCTTCTTTTTGGTTATCTTCTTAGGCTTTATTGCTTGTATATATATTAAGAAATGCAATACCATTAATATAAAGAAGTTTTGGATGTTTGTAGAAAAGTACAAGACTTGTGATCCTAAGAAGTTGTGGAAAGAGAGGGCCTGGTTGAAAGTCAAAATACCCAGGGAGCATCAGTATGAAGAACTGAAACACCTGATGCAGTATTCTCCGAGATGGTCAATGGAATTTGCTGTTATTGTTGATAATGACAGGTTTAATTTGGATGTTCAACGAGTCCTTGAGTTGCGCCATTTTATGCGCAAAtatttccaaatcaaaactttGCAACAGGAAAACTTAGCTCCTGTTTGTGGTTGGACTAGTTGTAGTGGAGAATTGAGTGTGGTATATGACTTTACTGGATGTCTCCCTCTTGATCGACTTCTGTACGAAGGATCTGGACTAGAATGGCATCATAGATACTGGATAATTGTTAAATTGGCAGGTGTATTGACATTTTTACATGAGGGATGCAAGCAGGTCCATGGAAATATCAGGACAAGTAATATAATGCTGGATAGAAGCTTTAATATTAGGGTTGGCCATTTTAAAGTGTCAAGTTTACTTGATGATTACAGCAGTCATTGTTCAACAGTTAATGCTGAAACTGGATATATTGCTCCTGAATATTTTCTAAATGGAAAAGCAACTTCTATGACTGATGTTTATAGTTTAGGCAttgttatacttgaaattgcTTGTGGCAGGAAACCGTTTCAAGGACAATGTGATGGGAAGAAAAGATTTTCTTTGGTTGAGTGGGTTAGCAGACTCGATTTGGAAGGAAAGATCCTTGAATCCGtagacaagaaattgaagtgtcAATTTAGAAAACAAGACATGAAGAAACTGCTACTGGTAGGTTTAAGATGtgcaaatccaaactgtacagaaAGGCCTCCTATGACTCTGGTCGTCAAGATGTTAAGCAAGGAGGCAGAGCCTGTGCCTTCGCCCAGAAAAAAGCCCTTCAACCTTCTATTAAAGCTTTCCAATAGACGATGA